The genomic segment TTGCATGGCATTTCcagatttaaatatattatttaaagcTACAATACTGAGATTTTAGCTTAAACTTTGAATCTTCATATCCTAACCAAATAATGGGGTTTCATGTATAGCTATGGCTTCTTGATATTAATAGATCAAGGCTTCTATCTATCATAATATCAGCATTCATGATTACCTtatatcatatttatttttcCAGCATGTTGAGGCAATGTAAGGCAAGGGAAGAAAGTTGATTTGAAGCGACGGAAACACATAAGCTTTGCATTTTAAAACTAGTACAAAGAAATTGAAGGGAACTCTAAATTAGTTGTATTACATATACTTTGTGGTCTGCACGACCTCTCAAATGGAAATATTGTTTGCTGTAGTTTGTGTCTTGAATTGTTTCCTGAATTTATCAGTTAGcatttctaataaaaaaaatttgttcatgGCGCAGATacttgaaaaagaaaaacaggACAAGCAAACAAATGTCTCTTATGAGGCAGCATACAAGGAAACCTTTTCAAATGCACACGACTCTAGTTTTGAGGTTTATTCATTGTAGCATTTGCCCTttctatattttaattttgatgaactattatacaaatatttttcatcatGTTCTGAAAAGGAATCTTTCTATCTCAGATGTTAAAAGACTGTttttctcatgatgccttttgaTGATTAGTCATATATGAATTTCTTTCACACAATTGCAGCTGAAATATTGTAACAAATGGCCTTGATTTCTCAGTTGTTATACTTTAGTTTCGTTGTGGTTTTTTCTTAGGCATGGACCTTTTTGCATTTGCATTGAAATTGTTTCGTTGAAAACTGAAAATTATGGATATTATTGTAATTAAACCATTTCTGTAATTGTTGCATTTCTCTGTGACATGCTAGATCAATTTTTAAGTAAAGTTCTTTGCCTTTTTGTTCCCCCTTAAGATGTTGGAACTCAATCACCGGATTGAGAAGAACAAGATGACTTTGAAGTCACTGCAAGATCTGGATACGATTATTCAGAGGTTTCATCTTTTCAGAAACAACGGAATCCATTAtccttttttatttatttattatgattTGACATATGGTCGCTCGTCTTAACAGGTTTGAAGCTGTAGAGAAAATTGAGGATACATTGACTGGTCTCAGAGTAGTTGAATTTGAAGGAAACCGCATTAGGTTGTCCTTGAAGACGCACATCCCAAATTTAGAAAGTGTATTGCACCAGCAAGAAATAGAAGGTGTCATTGAGCCAGAACTCAATCATGAGCTGATAATAGAAACTATAGATGGAACATTTGAATTAAAGAATGTTGAGGTAAGACGTTTTTAAATTTATGAAGGTGATCCGTGATCCATTGCTCCAGCAAATTTGTAGCAACACTATTCTTACAGATACTGAATCTGATAATAAGTGAATATGGTAATTGAAATTAGTTATCACGATTCATAATTTCGAATTAAGTTATATGAAGATgtgaatgccaagaacttaacTGCGGCTATCTATTCTGAAAATAACACAACATGGTGTAGCGTGACATTGTGTTATTTCACATATGATCCCCATGAGAAAAATTATTCAATGTCTTGAATGAACTCAAACATCACATTTATCCCATATTGTACATGATCATTGCCACGTAACTGATGGACTTGGGCTATTCTTATTGCCTGACATTTGGCTATAAATCTTTTTGCTGAAAATTATCACTCTCCTCTTTTACCTTTAGATGCCTGtaaatttattgactctaatCTCGAGTAACATCTATAAATTGGACTCATGGCATCAAATTCATTGATATTGTAGTCATTTTTCCAATGTTCTTAGCAAGATAACCTCTTCTTAAAATAACATTCTATCTTAAAACATTTCATGTATTACAAGATTTTTTCTTATGTTCACAAACTTGGAACCTGAGCTTTACACTGTAATGACATTGTCATTTAGGTAATCTGATGCCAGAAAAACTCTGTATTGATGTTTTGTGTTTTGTTTATCTCGTGGTCATTTACTTTGTGTTCTTTGTCAAATTCCGTTGTTTTTCTGTAACCTTTCTTATCACCAAGTGATTGGAAGTTACTTTTGAAATAGCAGCTGAGGATGAACTTGCAAGTTATTGCTGCTTTTATTTTTAAGATAATCACGACTCACTAGTTAAATCATTCTTATGTTAAATCATTCTTATGTTTTCTGCCTTGGATATATCTGTAGGTTTTCCCAAATGATACATACTTAGATGAAATTGTTGATGCTGCCAAGTCTTTCAGGTTGGTGATTTCTTTTATTGTttgtagatttattttattttttatatttttcatgtgtGCATGGACTGTAAACATTTTTGATAAGATGGATTGCCTCTAGCTGTAAATGTCCATTATCTATATGGATTCTAAGCTTGACGAAGGTTAAATTTTTCTTTGCCTGGTGAAGATAATAGTTATGGTCATAAAATTAGAGGTGTTCGTTATTTTATGTGTTACTATGTTAAGAAATATGTTAGTTTATAGAAGTAACTAACTGCTAATGGCTTTGGTGCTTTGTGTTCAAACTAAAGTTCATTAGCAAATGGTAGGAGGTCCACAATGTCACTTATGGATTAAGACTGATTGCAAAATTCATTGAAAAGATAATATCCTTAATTTGTTAAATTAGTTGTAAAATATGCACGGTTGATGCAACAAGAAACAACTAGTTGGTGGCAGATTTGAGTCATTTGATCTCTTTTCTTTGATTAAATCCATGCCGCATGAAGAGTTTGTCAGTGCGATTGAGGTGGACCTAAACTCGAGTAAATTAAACATCAGATAACTATTTTGAGTGATAGAACCACAAAATTGATGGTGAAATTTTGTCTCCTTATTCGCTGATTAACTGCTGATAGGTATCAAACTACAGCTTTCTTTTCGTGACTATCACCTTTTTTTCCTTTCTCTGTTCAAAATCTGTGCATTCTACTGAGTTTCATCCTTTGATTTTTGCCATATGTATTGTACCAATTATATTTGATTCTCATTATTCTTTGAGAAAATCCTTTGCTACTTATTTGTGTAGGTGTAAAGTTAATACCTTTTGGTTCTGGATGAAATCAGTCTAATTCACAGTGCAACTGCAGATTAATTTCTAGATTTCTGTTTGGATCAGTGTTTGCATGATGTAACTGTGGAATGATGTTGGGACTTCCCTCTTTGTTGATGATATATGTAATTTGAAAGGTTGAGTCATCAATATGCTCATACTGGTGAACTTTCAGAAATAAGTTGGCTACGCATCTAACATGCATCTTGATGCACATTGAAATCAACTTAAGTTGATCTGTGTCATAAATCTAAATGCTTAATTTACATGGCTCCACTGTATCACTACATTATTCTCTGCAGTATgtcgtatatatatattatagttGAAATTTATTTAGTTGTTACCGCATCCAGGTTGCGTTATCCATCATTCTCAGTAATCACAACCAGATCTTCCCTGGAGTGGTTTGTGAGGAGGGTGCAAGATAGAATTGCTCTTGCCTCACTCAGACGAATAGTTGTGAAGAATGCAAAGTCAAGGTATACTACTTCATTACAATGCTAATTTTGATCTTGGTTATTTGAGCGTGTATTAATGGTGGTTTGAAAGAGAATTGTTATTTAGTTTATCATTAAAACCATGGATGATTTTAATTTGAGCACTATGATTTTCTTCTGTTATATGCTATTATGCTTGCAATTGTGGTCAACTGCATAGTTCTTAATAATTAACATTTCACCTATATGTATCCCACATAGAAGTGGAAAGAGATCAGGTGATAGTTACCATTTGATTTTCATATCAGTTTCTTTTATGCCCTTTCTATTGTTTCAGGCACTCTTTTGAGTACCTAGACAAAGAAGACACAGTAGTAGCTCATATGGTTGGTGGGGTTGATGCTTTCATAAAGCTGTCTCAAGGTTGGCCAACATTAAATTCCACTTTGGAGCTAATTTCACTCAAGAGCTCGAGCCAGCTCTGCAAAGAGATTTCGTTGGCCGGCCTTTGCATTATAGTGGTGAGCAGTATTAATGcttgattcttgcttctttgCAGCAGATCATATTTCATTCACTTCTcaatgcaattttttttaaaaaaaaattatcaaaaaacGTAACTAGAAAAATTAGTGGGTAAAACTCGAGAAAATTTGTATTTCAGCGCACATTGTTTGCCTCTTTACTGTTAAAGACTGAATGATTTCTTGGCCTGAGCTTATGTGACGTGTAATTTATAGGAGACAGCGAACTCATTGAATGCACCTATACGTCAGAATATCTCAAGCTTCGTCAATGGGATCGAAGACATACTCATGAAGCAAATGCATGCGGAACTTCTATCAGATAATATCCCTAATAAGTGAGTAATCATTTATGTTTCTAACTTAGCCTGGCTGATGTGTTGGAAcaaatttttaagtttaataTGGTGAAAGACATCCAATTATTTTCTAGTTGGAGTTTGTGTAATGCCATGTCTTATCTGGGTTTGGAATAACATCTGCTTTTTAATTTTAGATAGACCTAAACAGAAATATCTTGTCTATTATCGAGTTTGTAATCAAACAAGTCTTTGCTCTTGATAAAGGTGGATCAAATTGGGACAATCATGACGTACGTAATGAAAAGGGTTgaactttattttgttttttttttataaataattggTTACGTTTATGGTCAAATTATTGGTTTTTCCTTTTGATTTTGTTGGATAA from the Primulina tabacum isolate GXHZ01 chromosome 8, ASM2559414v2, whole genome shotgun sequence genome contains:
- the LOC142553512 gene encoding uncharacterized protein LOC142553512 translates to MSEVDLNSLRRRILELRNVSENSELSDEDTENLLSKVVVELERKISQVVSDCSSDVRSLANEDLNELMEHLKKELNAVEGENANTESEIMELLRRCMEDNDKLECELEKLSCSLDFMESQILEKEKQDKQTNVSYEAAYKETFSNAHDSSFEMLELNHRIEKNKMTLKSLQDLDTIIQRFEAVEKIEDTLTGLRVVEFEGNRIRLSLKTHIPNLESVLHQQEIEGVIEPELNHELIIETIDGTFELKNVEVFPNDTYLDEIVDAAKSFRLRYPSFSVITTRSSLEWFVRRVQDRIALASLRRIVVKNAKSRHSFEYLDKEDTVVAHMVGGVDAFIKLSQGWPTLNSTLELISLKSSSQLCKEISLAGLCIIVETANSLNAPIRQNISSFVNGIEDILMKQMHAELLSDNIPNK